Within Spinacia oleracea cultivar Varoflay chromosome 4, BTI_SOV_V1, whole genome shotgun sequence, the genomic segment gagTTGTGGAGTCATTTGAGGACGCGGTACTGCGTCGTGTCGGGCAGTAGGGTCTGTCATATTAAGATGGCTCTGAGTGGCTGCAAGCAAGGCACGTCTGAGGGCGTCATGGAGTACTATGGCCGCTTGTCGAAGGTATGGAAGGAGTACGTACAATATGCACGAGTTCCAAGGTGTATATGTGCGGGTTGCACGTGCAACATAGCGAAGCAGGTGGGGGACATTCATGATGAAGATCGTCTGCACTATTTCTTAATTGCCCTAGACGATCACTATGAAGCCATTCGTGCACAACTGTTAGCAAGATCGCCGTTGCCAGGCCTCGACGAGGCATACcagacggttatgaataccgagaccatgcgcgccaaggcaaCGAGAGGTACGGAGAGTGTCATGGCGTTCAAGGTCGAGACTAAGGGTCGGTCGAGGTCGGGAGATGCGAGTGACAGATTTTGTGGTCATTGCAatcgtgagggtcatgaggaagaaacttgttatcagctggttggatttcctgaatggtgggatgagaagaaacgaggtggaagagggcctggtcgaggaggcAGGACGTCGATTAGAGGAGGCAGAGGAGCTCGTGGGGCAGCGTCGTCGACCATTGGTGTCGCTCGTGCCAATGCCATGAGTAATACCACAGGAGGGGTGACAGCCACTGTGACGAGTGGAGGCGGATCGCAGGGAGCAGTGAcaacaaccaatcatgagcttGTTGGTGTGACGAAGGAGCAAGTCCAGCAAATTCTTGACATCTTGTCACAACCACTAAACAAGTTgcaaggtaatcttgatttacGATGGATTGTTGACAGTGGGGCCTCACGTCATGTGACGGGCGATATTTCAATTCAAAGAAATATCAAAACATCAAGCAATCAACAGGTTGTGTTACCAGACGGTCAACCTgcaaattcaaatcaatatgGTTCGGTGGTCTTGGAGGATGGTTTCGTGCTCGATAACGTTCTATTTGTACCTAAattgaactgcaatttaatttctgtaactcaattaagtgactgagttgtactatatatacgtttgtgattaatgagaatgatacgagattacacaatatttgacagttATACGTACGGTCTGATAGGAGCGAGACTAGCTGATTACTCTAAGCTAGGAAGTGCATACTCTATAACCTCGTAGGACTGATCATACTTGCTAATCTATCGACCCTAAAACCAATTCCATAATCCTGTAATTGTAGTTGTGTTGGAGcataattaatttgtttgtgATATTTATTTGTTAATAATGTCTTGTGCCTAATCAGATATTATGATGCATATTCAACCGTCTAACATTTATTTAACAGCCAAACTACGTCTAATCGTATAGTGTAATGTGTTAGATGAGTAAGCATGAGTTACGTGACATGTGATGTAACAATTAGACGGTATTTTACAAGAATTTATTTGTACTAATGTTAGTCTCACATAAGAATATTCCACGCTGTCGCATTATTATTCAATTCTAATGAGAAGAACCAAGTTGGAAGTACGGTATATGATGTTGGATGATGGCTAACAAAACGTGCTTCTTTCTCATGAATTATTGTTATCCATGCATATATAAATAAGTGCTGCGTGCTCGATGAAACATACAACCAAaataatttgctcattttttgaAACACTTGAATTGGCTTTATCATAATTAGGGCATATATACTTGCACTACAAAATTATAATGAGTTGTCAAACTCCTGTTATATTACTTAAGGCAACAATATGGGTCATCTTAATATTGATGAGCATTGTTGGTGAGTCCCATGGTTACCGATTACACAAAACACGCTCTAGATTAGGCCACCGGGGTAAGTTTAACGGAGATGTTTACGCATTAGAGGGTGGTCATAAACGTTCACGTGTTTTGTATGTTTCGCCAGAATCAGACCGTACTCCATTCACTCCATTTACTCCATTCACCTCATTCACCCCATTTACTCCATTTAGTCCTATGAGATCACCTAGTTTCCCTAAAACTCCTTCGACTCCTCCCACGAAACCTACTAGACCCCCCGGTTTGCAAGTAGGATTCTATAAAGGTCAATGTCCTAGTACAAATGTGGACGTTGAGGCCACCATAACGGCTAAAGTCCAAGAACATTTCCGCAAAGATGCAACTTTACTACCTGCTCTCCTTCGCATGCAGTTTCATGATTGCTTTGTCCATGTAAGTGATTAACGTAAAGCTAATTTCTTTGTTGTAAttgacttttatttttatatatttttataatcttgttttaattttattcactAATGAGTACATCTGATATATTGTTCCATTATTTCCTTCTCTTTtatgtcttatttttttttaaagggatGTGACGCATCAATCTTAATTGATGGACCATCAAGTGAAAAAGCCGCGGGTCCTAATTTGAGTGTTAGGGGATATGAGCTTATTGATGCTTTGAAGGGTGTAGCAGAAGCAGAATGCCCCGGTGTCGTGTCTTGTGCAGACATTATTGCTATTGCTACTAAACAACTTATTAAGCTGGtatattatgtttattaatcaatacatttttaatttgaaattttttagaTGCACTCATGTGTATTTTAATTCCGACCTGTTAGCGTTCATCTTATATTTCCTCCTCACATATAGGTAAGGGAAAAATGTGAGAGGGTGCATATTGCATCTTAATTAATGTTCATCTCATTGTTTTCCCATCAAATTAACACTAGCTATATGGATTTTCTAAATAGGGTGGAGGACCGGAATATTCTGTACAATTAGGGCGAAGGGATGGCCTAATATCAAAAGCACAAGATGTTAGTCTTCCAAGCCCTTTTGCATCTGTCACCCAAAGTATCGTAGCCTTTGGTGCTAAAAAGTTCACTCCAGAAGAAATGGTGGTTCTTTTTGGTATTGTTATACTTCTCTATTTATtctcataaaaaagaataacatGTGATCTATATATTGCATTAAATACCCCCATCTTTACCACTAGGTCAAGACCTCATTGGTAATTCAATTCATAGACCAAACATTTAATTGAGTGATCCTAATTAATTGAAACAGGTGGTCATACAGTTGGAAAATCACATTGCACTTTCTTCCAAGATAGACTTCACGTAGGTGCAAGCCTATTTGACCCGAACATGGACCCAAGCCTTCGTCGACAACTAAGTCTTACATGCCCCAAAGACACAACGACAAACAACTTGGCCTTTCTTGATCAAAATCTACAGAGCTCCAACAGATTCGACAACTCTTTCTTTGATCAAATCCTCAAGGGACGAGGAGTTCTCCCAATCGACCAAGCATTAGCTCGTGATCCTCAAACGAGTGGCTTTGTTCTACAATTTGCCCAAAATCCTGCCTTATTCAATGCTAAATTTGTTAGTGCCATGGTTAAAATGCAAGCCCTTGACGTACTCCTTGGCAATCAAGGACAAATTCGGAAAGTTTGTAGTAAAGTTAACTAAGATTATCACTTGTTCGTACAAGATTAGACTAACTAACCATTTTCTCTTAGTCTAATTCagtgtttgttttttaatttcaatAAATCTACACATTATAAGTGTAGTATATATGTCTTCATTTATCGGTCTCCCTATTGTGGAGTTAGTTTCATTGAGATGTATGTTGGATTATTATAATGATATACAAAGTGAAAATTAAGGGGCAAGGGGGCAGATGCCACCCCTTAAAAAGAAAAACTTAAGTGAAAATTATAAGAAAACAACAGCAATTAATACGATCTATATATCCTACATATAAAGGCTTGAACATTGCTTACTGTTCATGTAACAGCGAATTTACGAATATACCCCCCATTTCCTTCATATAAAGGCTTGAACATTGCTTACTGTTCATGTAACAGTGGATTTACGAATATACCCCCCATTTCCTTCATATAAAGGCTTGAACATTGCTTACTGTTCATGTAACAGTGGATTTACGAATATATCCCCTATTTCCTTCATTGTttatttttgtcttttctttGGTAATAGTGAGATTATGGTTTTACCCCTCCCCTTTCATCACAATCTTATGTGCCACGTTCCTTTCCATCTACTGCCACACCGTTTCCTCGCCCTTTCATTTGGA encodes:
- the LOC110783589 gene encoding peroxidase 57, which encodes MSCQTPVILLKATIWVILILMSIVGESHGYRLHKTRSRLGHRGKFNGDVYALEGGHKRSRVLYVSPESDRTPFTPFTPFTSFTPFTPFSPMRSPSFPKTPSTPPTKPTRPPGLQVGFYKGQCPSTNVDVEATITAKVQEHFRKDATLLPALLRMQFHDCFVHGCDASILIDGPSSEKAAGPNLSVRGYELIDALKGVAEAECPGVVSCADIIAIATKQLIKLGGGPEYSVQLGRRDGLISKAQDVSLPSPFASVTQSIVAFGAKKFTPEEMVVLFGGHTVGKSHCTFFQDRLHVGASLFDPNMDPSLRRQLSLTCPKDTTTNNLAFLDQNLQSSNRFDNSFFDQILKGRGVLPIDQALARDPQTSGFVLQFAQNPALFNAKFVSAMVKMQALDVLLGNQGQIRKVCSKVN